The following proteins come from a genomic window of Sorghum bicolor cultivar BTx623 chromosome 3, Sorghum_bicolor_NCBIv3, whole genome shotgun sequence:
- the LOC8082521 gene encoding pentatricopeptide repeat-containing protein At5g55740, chloroplastic: MAPLPLPLPLPASMISPHPSKPHDAPRPDASLHAALASFSQQAHEGGLRDAFALVARAERQSSPAAVGPEVYTSLLQCCVTAGSLRAGRQVHAALVKRGPYYCRNAYVGTKLTVFYARCGALDDAERALGALPERHRNAFAWAAVIGLWSRAGLHARALAGFVAMLEAGVPADNFVAPTVLKACAGLGLSGAGRAVHGYAWKAGVAECVYVMSSLVDFYGKCGEVEDARAVFDAMPERTVVTWNTMLMAYIHNGRIDEAVELFYEMRVEGVLPTRVSILSFLSASADLEAIDGGRQGHAVAVSSGLEMDVILGSSMINFYCKVGLVEAAEAVFEQMKERDAVTWNLMIAGYFQDGQIDKAFDTCRRMLEANLKFDCVTLASIIMACLKSCIMLVGIAAHGYAVRNGLHSDKTVASGLIDMYASAGRIEHARRVFNAMCPRNLVIWKVMISAYVDCGINSEARNLLNQMQLEGISPSAACWDLVISAFIRNGQFEDALDIFSEMLLTKTRPNLRTWSLLISALSQNGMHQEVTDICCKMQEVESAPSPTIYSSAILAVKTAVSEDHGKVIHACVVKKGLLLSKSVIQSLLNMYSSFDDRDTMDGLLRLFPE, from the coding sequence ATGGCGCCTCTGCCTCTCCCACTCCCCCTTCCCGCCTCCATGATCAGTCCCCACCCTTCCAAACCGCACGACGCGCCGAGGCCCGACGCCTCCTTGCACGCCGCGCTCGCCTCCTTCTCGCAGCAAGCCCACGAGGGCGGCCTCCGCGACGCGTTCGCGCTGGTCGCCCGCGCCGAGCGCCAGTCCTCCCCCGCCGCGGTGGGTCCGGAGGTGTACACGTCGCTCCTCCAGTGCTGCGTCACGGCCGGGTCCCTCCGCGCGGGCCGCCAGGTGCACGCGGCGCTCGTCAAGCGCGGTCCCTACTACTGCCGGAACGCGTACGTCGGCACCAAGCTCACCGTCTTCTACGCGCGCTGCGGCGCGCTCGACGACGCCGAGCGCGCGCTCGGCGCGCTCCCGGAGAGGCACAGGAACGCCTTCGCGTGGGCCGCCGTCATCGGGCTCTGGAGCCGCGCGGGGCTGCACGCCAGGGCGCTCGCGGGGTTCGTCGCCATGCTCGAGGCCGGCGTCCCCGCGGACAACTTCGTCGCTCCCACCGTGCTCAAGGCGTGCGCGGGGCTCGGCCTGTCCGGCGCCGGAAGGGCGGTGCACGGGTATGCGTGGAAGGCGGGAGTGGCTGAATGCGTCTACGTGATGAGCAGCCTCGTGGACTTCTACGGGAAGTGCGGGGAGGTGGAGGACGCCAGGGCGGTCTTCGACGCAATGCCTGAGCGGACCGTGGTCACCTGGAACACGATGCTCATGGCGTACATACACAATGGAAGGATCGACGAAGCCGTGGAGCTGTTTTACGAGATGAGGGTCGAGGGCGTGCTGCCTACGAGGGTGAGCATCTTGAGCTTTCTTTCGGCATCAGCGGATCTTGAGGCTATTGATGGGGGAAGGCAGGGCCATGCAGTGGCAGTTTCGAGCGGGCTGGAGATGGACGTGATTTTGGGGAGCTCCATGATCAACTTCTACTGTAAGGTTGGCTTGGTGGAGGCTGCCGAGGCAGTGTTTGAGCAGATGAAAGAGAGAGATGCTGTGACTTGGAACTTGATGATTGCTGGGTATTTTCAGGACGGGCAGATTGACAAGGCTTTTGACACTTGTCGAAGAATGCTGGAGGCTAACCTTAAGTTTGATTGTGTGACGTTGGCGTCCATTATCATGGCTTGTCTAAAGTCTTGCATTATGTTGGTGGGTATAGCTGCTCATGGTTATGCAGTCAGAAACGGTCTTCATTCAGATAAGACTGTTGCTAGTGGCCTGATAGACATGTACGCGAGTGCTGGGAGGATTGAACACGCACGCCGAGTGTTCAATGCCATGTGTCCAAGAAATCTGGTCATCTGGAAAGTCATGATTTCTGCTTATGTCGATTGTGGCATTAATTCTGAGGCTCGGAATCTTTTGAATCAGATGCAGCTTGAAGGCATATCCCCAAGTGCAGCATGTTGGGATTTAGTAATTTCTGCTTTCATACGGAATGGTCAATTTGAAGACGCTCTAGACATATTCAGTGAGATGCTTCTGACGAAAACTCGGCCCAATCTGCGCACCTGGAGCTTGTTAATAAGTGCCTTATCCCAAAATGGCATGCATCAGGAGGTAACAGATATATGTTGCAAGATGCAGGAAGTAGAGTCAGCACCCAGTCCAACAATCTATTCATCAGCGATCCTTGCTGTTAAAACAGCAGTTTCTGAAGATCACGGGAAGGTAATTCATGCGTGTGTTGTTAAAAAGGGTCTGCTGCTGTCCAAATCCGTGATACAGTCACTTCTGAACATGTATAGTAGTTTTGACGACAGAGACACAATGGATGGTTTACTAAGACTGTTTCCTGAATAA